A window of the Streptomyces formicae genome harbors these coding sequences:
- a CDS encoding sigma-70 family RNA polymerase sigma factor produces the protein MRKDAAVADDRSGQARHRAVAPRTSTPVPDEELMRALYQEHAGPLLAYVLRLVAGDRQRAEDVVQETLIRAWKNAGQLNRATGSVRPWLVTVARRIVIDGHRSRQARPQEVDPSPLEVMPAEDEIDKALWLMTLSDALDDLTPAHREVLVETYFKGRTVNEAAETLGIPSGTVRSRVFYALRSMKLALEERGVTA, from the coding sequence GTGCGCAAGGATGCCGCCGTGGCCGATGACCGTTCAGGGCAGGCCCGGCATCGAGCCGTTGCACCGCGCACCAGCACTCCCGTCCCGGACGAGGAGCTGATGCGCGCGCTGTATCAGGAGCACGCCGGACCCCTCCTCGCCTACGTTCTGCGCCTCGTCGCCGGTGACCGCCAGCGGGCCGAGGACGTGGTTCAGGAGACGCTCATCCGTGCCTGGAAGAACGCCGGTCAGCTCAATCGGGCCACCGGTTCTGTCCGACCCTGGCTGGTGACGGTCGCACGCCGCATCGTCATCGACGGTCACCGCAGCCGGCAGGCCCGGCCGCAGGAGGTCGATCCGTCGCCGCTGGAGGTCATGCCCGCGGAGGACGAGATCGACAAGGCGTTGTGGCTGATGACGCTTTCGGATGCGCTTGACGATTTGACCCCGGCGCACAGGGAAGTACTCGTCGAGACGTACTTCAAGGGGCGTACGGTCAATGAGGCCGCCGAAACGCTCGGCATACCCAGCGGGACCGTGCGGTCCCGTGTTTTCTACGCACTGCGTTCCATGAAGCTCGCTCTGGAGGAGAGGGGGGTCACGGCATGA
- a CDS encoding CGNR zinc finger domain-containing protein: protein MAMGMGSYEWREWRFDAGRVCLDLVAAVPDRPELLARWLKGSGLLPPGTPLDAVTASWIPPFCELRDCVARLVHAELERRSDDGALARLNSLAADAAPPAPRAVRGDDGTLVRAPLDPPRRDELVAAVARDAVELLTDPVTRARLRRCEGDNCPRVYVDTSRGRRRRWCSSEVCGNRERVARHRRRAGTRRSG from the coding sequence ATGGCCATGGGTATGGGCTCGTACGAGTGGCGGGAGTGGCGGTTCGACGCCGGGCGGGTCTGTCTGGACCTCGTGGCGGCGGTACCGGACCGGCCGGAGCTGCTCGCCCGGTGGCTGAAGGGATCCGGACTGCTGCCTCCCGGCACGCCCCTCGACGCGGTGACCGCGAGCTGGATCCCGCCGTTCTGCGAACTCCGCGACTGCGTCGCGCGGTTGGTCCACGCCGAGCTGGAACGCCGGAGCGATGACGGCGCCCTCGCCCGGCTCAACTCCCTGGCCGCCGACGCCGCTCCGCCCGCGCCCCGCGCCGTGCGCGGCGACGACGGCACCCTCGTGCGCGCCCCGCTCGACCCGCCCCGCCGCGACGAACTCGTCGCCGCCGTCGCGCGCGACGCCGTGGAGCTGCTCACCGACCCCGTCACCCGCGCCCGGCTGCGCCGCTGCGAGGGCGACAACTGCCCCCGCGTGTACGTCGACACCTCGCGCGGACGGCGCCGCCGCTGGTGCTCCAGCGAGGTGTGCGGCAACCGCGAACGGGTGGCCAGGCACCGGCGCCGGGCCGGAACTCGTCGCTCCGGATAA
- a CDS encoding nitrate/nitrite transporter has translation MAGRWIERWDPEDDLFWKEQGERIARRNLAFSVLSEHIGFSVWTLWSVMVLFMGPEYGVDPAGKFFLIGTATLVGAVIRVPYTFAVARFGGRNWTVFSALLLLLPTGAAYLVMEPGTPYGTFLAVAALTGVGGGNFASSMTNINSFFPLRKKGWALGLNAGGGNIGVPVVQLVGLLVIGVAGAAHPRIVLGIYIPLIAIAALCAALFMDNLAPVKNDTGAAKEAVRDAHTWIMSFLYIGTFGSFIGYSFAFGLVLQTQFGRTPLQAASLTFVGPLLGSLIRPVGGWLADRLGGARITLWTFAAMAGATGVVVHASMAESLGIFLVGFIALFVLSGLGNGSTYKMIPGIFQAKALAKGMTGETAEAYGRRLSGASMGLIGAVGALGGLAINLAFRQSFLTAGTGTSAFVAFLLCYGVCFAVTWAVYLRRPAAAPAPAATAETKPQLSYAEV, from the coding sequence ATGGCCGGCAGGTGGATCGAGCGGTGGGACCCGGAGGACGACCTCTTCTGGAAGGAGCAGGGGGAGCGGATCGCCCGGCGCAATCTGGCCTTCTCCGTCCTGTCCGAGCACATCGGGTTCTCGGTCTGGACCCTGTGGTCGGTCATGGTCCTGTTCATGGGGCCGGAGTACGGGGTCGACCCGGCCGGGAAGTTCTTCCTCATCGGCACCGCGACCCTGGTCGGCGCGGTCATCCGGGTGCCGTACACCTTCGCCGTCGCCCGGTTCGGCGGGCGGAACTGGACCGTCTTCAGCGCGCTGCTCCTGCTTCTGCCGACCGGGGCCGCCTACCTGGTGATGGAGCCCGGCACGCCGTACGGGACGTTCCTGGCGGTCGCGGCGCTCACCGGCGTCGGCGGCGGGAACTTCGCCTCGTCCATGACGAACATCAACTCCTTCTTCCCGCTGCGGAAGAAGGGCTGGGCGCTCGGGCTCAACGCGGGCGGCGGCAACATCGGCGTCCCCGTGGTGCAGCTCGTCGGACTGCTGGTCATCGGTGTCGCGGGCGCCGCGCACCCGAGGATCGTGCTCGGGATCTACATCCCGCTGATCGCGATCGCCGCGCTCTGCGCCGCGCTGTTCATGGACAACCTCGCCCCCGTGAAGAACGACACCGGGGCGGCGAAGGAGGCCGTCAGGGACGCGCACACCTGGATCATGTCGTTCCTCTACATCGGGACGTTCGGGTCCTTCATCGGCTACAGCTTCGCCTTCGGGCTGGTGCTCCAGACCCAGTTCGGGCGCACCCCGCTGCAGGCCGCGTCGCTCACCTTCGTCGGGCCGCTGCTCGGCTCGCTCATCCGGCCGGTCGGCGGATGGCTGGCGGACCGCCTCGGCGGGGCGAGGATCACGCTGTGGACGTTCGCCGCGATGGCCGGGGCCACGGGCGTCGTCGTCCACGCCTCCATGGCGGAGTCGCTCGGGATCTTCCTCGTCGGCTTCATCGCCCTCTTCGTCCTCAGCGGCCTCGGCAACGGATCCACGTACAAGATGATCCCCGGCATCTTCCAAGCCAAGGCGCTGGCCAAGGGCATGACGGGCGAGACGGCGGAGGCGTACGGACGCAGGCTGTCCGGCGCCTCGATGGGGCTGATCGGCGCCGTCGGTGCGCTCGGCGGGCTCGCCATCAACCTGGCCTTCCGGCAGTCGTTCCTGACGGCCGGGACGGGGACGAGCGCGTTCGTCGCCTTCCTCCTCTGCTACGGGGTGTGCTTCGCCGTCACCTGGGCGGTATACCTTCGCCGCCCCGCAGCCGCCCCCGCACCGGCCGCCACCGCCGAGACGAAGCCGCAGCTCAGCTATGCCGAAGTGTGA
- a CDS encoding bifunctional polysaccharide deacetylase/glycosyltransferase family 2 protein, which translates to MSSSGRPVRQRPRGGQFAVRRRLPMRYLLPSLFLVALLVMLMLRGYVHSEILADHRVRPPAPSDLVPEDILGGGPVIDARTPGAPKALSVPDRNLVLTFDDGPDPVWTPKVLDKLKQYDAHAVFFVTGTMASRHPDLVQRMVSEGHEVGLHTFNHPDLAFQTQSRIDWELSQNQLALAGAAGIRTSLFRPPYSSFSAALDNKSWPVTEYIGSRGYITAFNDTDSEDWKRPGVEAIVKRATPQGTEGSIVLMHDSGGDRSQTVAALDRFLPQMQQRGYRFAHLTEALGAPSAHTPVTGVELWKGRAWVAAVAVSEKTTSALTVGLAVIGVLVLARFGLMLLLSFGHARKVRRRRFRWGPAVTEPVTVLVPAYNEKECIENTVRSLMESDHPIEVIVVDDGSTDGTADIVDDLWLPSVRVVRQTNGGKPAALNNGIRNARHDIIVMMDGDTVFEPSTVRELVQPFGDPSVGAVAGNAKVGNRDSLIGAWQHIEYVMGFNLDRRMYDVLRCMPTIPGAVGAFRRQALDRVGGMSDDTLAEDTDITMAIHRDGWRVVYAERARAWTEAPESVQQLWSQRYRWSYGTMQAIWKHRRALIDSGPSGRFGRVGLPLVSLFMVLFPLLAPLIDVFLLYGLVFGPTQKTVAAWLGVLAVQAVCAAYAFRLDKERMVHLISLPLQQILYRQLMYVVLLQSWITALTGGRLRWQKLRRTGVVEAPGAIPAPRRAGDDRRPVA; encoded by the coding sequence ATGAGTTCCTCCGGCAGACCGGTCCGTCAGCGGCCGCGCGGAGGGCAGTTCGCCGTGCGGCGCAGACTGCCCATGCGCTATCTGCTGCCCTCGCTCTTCCTCGTCGCGCTGCTCGTGATGCTGATGCTGCGCGGGTACGTGCACAGTGAGATCCTCGCCGACCACCGCGTACGGCCCCCGGCCCCGAGCGACCTGGTCCCCGAGGACATCCTGGGCGGCGGCCCGGTCATCGACGCCCGCACCCCGGGTGCGCCCAAGGCGCTGAGCGTCCCCGACCGGAACCTGGTGCTGACCTTCGACGACGGCCCCGACCCGGTGTGGACGCCGAAGGTCCTCGACAAGCTGAAGCAGTACGACGCGCACGCCGTCTTCTTCGTGACCGGCACCATGGCCTCCCGCCACCCCGATCTGGTGCAGCGGATGGTCAGTGAGGGTCACGAGGTGGGACTGCACACCTTCAACCACCCCGATCTGGCTTTCCAGACGCAGAGCCGCATCGACTGGGAGCTCTCGCAGAACCAGCTGGCGCTCGCCGGCGCCGCGGGCATCCGGACATCCCTGTTCCGCCCGCCGTACTCGTCGTTCTCGGCCGCCCTGGACAACAAGTCCTGGCCGGTCACCGAGTACATCGGCAGCCGCGGCTACATCACGGCGTTCAACGACACCGACAGCGAGGACTGGAAGCGCCCCGGCGTCGAGGCGATCGTCAAGCGCGCGACGCCGCAGGGCACCGAGGGCTCGATCGTGCTGATGCACGACTCCGGCGGCGACCGCTCGCAGACCGTGGCCGCCCTGGACCGCTTCCTGCCGCAGATGCAGCAGCGCGGCTACCGGTTCGCCCATCTCACCGAGGCGCTCGGCGCCCCCAGCGCCCACACCCCCGTCACCGGGGTCGAACTGTGGAAGGGCAGGGCCTGGGTCGCGGCGGTCGCCGTGTCCGAGAAGACCACCAGCGCCCTGACCGTCGGCCTCGCCGTGATCGGCGTGCTCGTCCTCGCCCGCTTCGGACTGATGCTGCTGCTCTCCTTCGGGCACGCGCGCAAGGTGCGCCGCCGCCGGTTCCGCTGGGGCCCGGCGGTCACCGAACCGGTGACGGTGCTCGTTCCCGCGTACAACGAGAAGGAGTGCATCGAGAACACGGTGCGCTCGCTCATGGAGAGCGACCATCCGATCGAGGTCATCGTCGTCGACGACGGCTCGACCGACGGCACCGCGGACATCGTCGACGACTTGTGGCTGCCCAGCGTCCGGGTCGTCCGGCAGACCAACGGGGGCAAGCCCGCCGCCCTCAACAACGGGATCCGCAACGCCCGTCACGACATCATCGTGATGATGGACGGCGACACGGTCTTCGAGCCGTCCACCGTCCGCGAGCTCGTCCAGCCCTTCGGCGACCCGAGCGTCGGCGCGGTCGCCGGAAACGCGAAGGTCGGCAACCGCGACTCCCTCATCGGGGCCTGGCAGCACATCGAGTACGTGATGGGCTTCAACCTCGACCGCCGGATGTACGACGTGCTGCGCTGCATGCCCACCATCCCGGGCGCGGTGGGAGCCTTCCGGCGCCAGGCGCTGGACCGGGTCGGCGGCATGAGCGACGACACCCTCGCCGAGGACACCGACATCACCATGGCGATCCACCGCGACGGCTGGCGCGTCGTCTACGCGGAGCGGGCGCGCGCCTGGACCGAGGCCCCCGAGTCCGTGCAGCAGCTGTGGTCCCAGCGCTACCGCTGGTCGTACGGCACCATGCAGGCCATCTGGAAGCACCGCAGGGCCCTGATCGACAGCGGCCCGTCCGGCCGCTTCGGCCGGGTCGGACTGCCGCTGGTCTCCCTCTTCATGGTGCTTTTCCCGCTGCTCGCCCCGCTGATCGACGTCTTCCTGCTGTACGGACTGGTCTTCGGCCCCACCCAGAAGACCGTCGCGGCCTGGCTCGGCGTCCTCGCCGTCCAGGCGGTGTGCGCCGCGTACGCGTTCCGGCTCGACAAGGAGCGCATGGTGCACCTGATCTCACTGCCCCTCCAGCAGATCCTCTACCGGCAGCTCATGTACGTGGTGCTGCTCCAGTCCTGGATCACCGCGCTCACCGGCGGCCGGCTGCGCTGGCAGAAGCTGCGCAGGACGGGAGTGGTGGAGGCGCCCGGAGCAATACCGGCTCCACGGCGCGCCGGCGACGACCGGAGGCCCGTCGCGTGA
- a CDS encoding MFS transporter: protein MTTSGGTLVLAPGYEEPGPVRPPDPYARLFRIPGARAFTAGNLIARLPMGMFSVSAVIMIAGARGSYALAGAVTATGLAATAVVAPWTARLVDRHGQARVTVPATLVAVLGELALLLCVRHGAPDWTLFAAYAATATIPNTGGMSRARWAHLLKGDPAALHTANAFEQAADELCFMLGPVLAALLCSALFPEAGTLAGAVLLLTGVLLFAAQRGTEPPVSAPAPGRSRSPLRTPGMAPMLAVFLATGAVFGAMEVVTIAFADGPVAGPVLALQAAGSCVAGLVYGRARRRAGLRTCLAAMTALMTLPLLAATTAGSLLALAGGLLVAGMATAPTMVTGMSLIQRLTPADRLNEGMTLAVTALLGGIAAGSAAGGWTVEHVGAAYGYAIPVAAAALALTTAGMTKARQP from the coding sequence ATGACCACGTCCGGCGGGACGCTGGTCCTGGCGCCCGGTTACGAGGAGCCGGGCCCCGTTCGCCCGCCGGACCCGTACGCCCGCCTCTTCCGCATCCCCGGAGCCCGCGCCTTCACCGCCGGGAACCTCATCGCCCGTCTCCCCATGGGGATGTTCAGCGTGAGCGCCGTCATCATGATCGCGGGGGCCCGCGGTTCGTACGCGCTCGCCGGGGCCGTCACCGCGACCGGTCTCGCGGCCACCGCCGTCGTCGCCCCGTGGACCGCCCGGCTCGTCGACCGCCACGGCCAGGCCCGCGTCACCGTCCCCGCCACCCTCGTCGCCGTCCTCGGCGAGCTCGCGCTGCTGCTGTGCGTGCGGCACGGCGCACCGGACTGGACGCTCTTCGCCGCGTACGCCGCGACCGCCACCATCCCCAACACGGGTGGAATGTCCCGGGCCCGCTGGGCGCATCTCCTCAAGGGCGACCCCGCCGCCCTGCACACGGCCAACGCCTTCGAACAGGCCGCCGACGAGCTGTGCTTCATGCTCGGCCCGGTGCTCGCGGCGTTGCTGTGCTCGGCGCTCTTCCCCGAGGCGGGCACACTCGCCGGGGCCGTCCTGCTGCTGACGGGCGTTCTGCTCTTCGCCGCCCAGCGTGGCACCGAGCCGCCGGTGTCCGCGCCGGCCCCTGGGCGGTCGCGCTCCCCGCTCCGTACGCCCGGGATGGCCCCGATGCTCGCCGTCTTCCTCGCGACCGGCGCGGTCTTCGGCGCGATGGAGGTCGTCACGATCGCGTTCGCGGACGGTCCGGTGGCGGGGCCCGTACTGGCGTTGCAGGCCGCGGGGTCGTGCGTCGCGGGGCTGGTGTACGGACGGGCCCGCCGCCGCGCGGGGCTGCGGACGTGCCTCGCCGCGATGACGGCCCTGATGACCCTGCCGCTGCTCGCCGCGACCACGGCCGGCTCGCTGCTCGCGCTCGCGGGCGGGCTGCTGGTCGCGGGGATGGCGACGGCCCCGACGATGGTGACGGGCATGTCCCTGATCCAGCGCCTCACCCCGGCGGACCGGTTGAACGAGGGCATGACCCTCGCCGTCACCGCACTGCTCGGCGGCATCGCGGCGGGCTCGGCGGCGGGCGGCTGGACGGTGGAGCACGTCGGCGCGGCGTACGGCTATGCGATCCCGGTCGCCGCGGCGGCACTCGCGCTGACCACGGCAGGCATGACGAAGGCCCGGCAGCCGTGA
- a CDS encoding LysR family transcriptional regulator — protein sequence MPPVQDIEPRLLRAFAAVASELHFTRAAARLFVAQQALSRDIRRLERQLGAELFVRTTRQVTLTADGRRLLPYARRVLDAQDELAAAFADTDRPLLVDIGAPVGTGHRVLTETRRAAPALEFVARYLSGLTGAAAELLAGRLDVSYGRIAGLDPALREGLAHQPVRYERMAVLLRDDHPLAALTQVPLDALAGETLYAGAGNAATAEWTDLAARLFAGRGIAMAAPFPEITGEAEFVRVVRKQRWSVLASTEFIAVPGMVVRPLVDPVPLSPVSLVWRRGLRHPGLDALRACATRLAAAEGWLEIPPGCWLPETDREVMPDNS from the coding sequence ATGCCCCCGGTCCAGGACATCGAGCCCCGGCTGCTGCGCGCCTTCGCCGCCGTCGCCTCCGAGCTCCACTTCACCCGCGCCGCCGCCCGGCTCTTCGTGGCCCAGCAGGCGCTCAGCCGCGACATCCGGCGGCTGGAGCGCCAGTTGGGCGCCGAGCTGTTCGTACGGACCACCCGGCAGGTGACGCTCACGGCGGACGGCCGGCGGCTGCTGCCGTACGCGCGCCGGGTCCTGGACGCCCAGGACGAGCTGGCCGCGGCCTTCGCGGACACGGACCGGCCGCTGCTCGTCGACATCGGCGCCCCCGTCGGCACCGGCCACCGGGTGCTGACGGAGACCCGACGGGCGGCCCCCGCCCTGGAGTTCGTCGCCCGCTACCTCAGCGGTCTCACCGGCGCCGCCGCCGAGCTGCTCGCCGGACGCCTCGATGTCTCCTACGGCCGGATCGCCGGTCTCGACCCGGCGCTGCGCGAGGGTCTGGCCCACCAGCCGGTCCGGTACGAGCGGATGGCCGTACTGCTGCGGGACGACCATCCCCTCGCCGCGCTGACGCAAGTGCCGCTGGACGCCCTGGCGGGGGAGACCCTCTACGCGGGTGCGGGCAACGCGGCCACCGCCGAGTGGACGGATCTGGCCGCGCGGCTCTTCGCGGGCCGGGGCATCGCCATGGCCGCCCCCTTCCCGGAGATCACCGGCGAGGCGGAGTTCGTCCGGGTGGTGCGCAAACAGCGCTGGTCGGTGCTGGCGAGCACGGAGTTCATCGCGGTGCCGGGCATGGTCGTACGGCCCCTGGTCGACCCCGTACCGCTGTCGCCGGTCTCGCTGGTGTGGCGGCGCGGGCTGCGGCACCCCGGTCTGGACGCGCTGCGGGCGTGCGCCACGAGGCTCGCGGCGGCGGAGGGATGGCTAGAAATCCCCCCGGGCTGCTGGCTCCCGGAGACCGACCGGGAGGTCATGCCGGACAACTCCTGA
- a CDS encoding anti-sigma factor family protein, producing the protein MNRQDPYGQFGQYGQPEEGSVHETVGAYVLGILDDAEATAFEAHLAGCDICAAHLEEFAGMEPMLAMLAEPSAEQVPGQQVPGQRSGPPAPGALPFESRIMEPPPRTAAAAAAAPVVPAAPGPQLLDRLVGEVAVKRARKRRRSMYMIAASAVLIIGGPAVAVVVTQDDASAGNVAGPHPTSPAEDAFFHHMEEKVQATDATTKVSATVGMERKGWGTHTVLELKNVKGPLKCNLIAVSKTGEEEVVTSWAVPKWGYGIPNSTHESAKNPLYVHGGAAMERNDIDHFEVRTFDGRRLVEVGA; encoded by the coding sequence ATGAACAGGCAGGATCCGTACGGGCAGTTCGGACAGTACGGACAGCCCGAGGAAGGTTCCGTCCACGAAACCGTCGGGGCATACGTCCTCGGCATCCTGGACGACGCGGAAGCCACCGCCTTCGAGGCGCACCTGGCGGGCTGCGACATCTGCGCGGCCCACCTCGAGGAGTTCGCGGGCATGGAGCCGATGCTGGCCATGCTCGCCGAGCCCTCCGCAGAGCAGGTTCCGGGACAGCAGGTGCCCGGACAGCGCTCCGGACCGCCGGCGCCGGGCGCCCTGCCGTTCGAGAGCAGGATCATGGAGCCCCCGCCCCGGACGGCTGCCGCCGCCGCGGCCGCGCCGGTGGTCCCGGCCGCGCCCGGCCCGCAGCTGCTGGACCGGCTCGTCGGCGAGGTCGCCGTCAAGCGCGCCCGCAAGCGCCGCCGCAGCATGTACATGATCGCGGCCTCCGCGGTGCTGATCATCGGCGGCCCGGCCGTCGCGGTGGTCGTCACCCAGGACGACGCCAGCGCGGGCAATGTCGCGGGACCTCACCCGACCAGCCCCGCCGAGGACGCCTTCTTCCACCACATGGAGGAGAAGGTCCAGGCCACGGACGCGACCACCAAGGTCAGCGCGACCGTCGGGATGGAGCGCAAGGGCTGGGGCACCCACACGGTCCTGGAGCTCAAGAACGTCAAGGGCCCGCTCAAGTGCAACCTGATCGCCGTCTCCAAGACCGGCGAGGAGGAGGTCGTCACCTCCTGGGCGGTCCCCAAGTGGGGTTACGGCATCCCGAACAGCACGCACGAGTCGGCGAAGAACCCGCTGTACGTGCACGGCGGCGCGGCCATGGAGCGGAACGACATCGATCACTTCGAGGTCCGTACGTTCGACGGCAGGCGTCTGGTGGAGGTCGGCGCCTAG
- a CDS encoding uroporphyrinogen-III synthase: MYDEQHGAPAVGPLSGFTVGVTAARRADELGALLQRRGAAVLHAPALRIVPLADDGELLAATKELIAQAPDVVVATTAIGFRGWVEAADGWGCGEELLACLRGVELLARGPKVKGAIRAAGLTEEWSPASESMAEVLDRLLGEGVDGRRIALQLHGEPLPGFVEALRAGGAEVVVVPVYRWMPPEDVVPLDRLLDATVARSLDALTFTSAPAAASLFSRAERRGLLPRLLDALGHDVMAACVGPVTALPLQSRGLDTIQPQRFRLGPLVQLLCVELPSRARSLPLAGRRVEIRGHAVLVDGELRPVPPAGMSLLNALARRPGWVVSRADLLRALPGAGRDEHAVETAMARLRTALGAPNLIQTVVKRGYRLALDPAADTKYADA, encoded by the coding sequence ATGTACGACGAACAGCACGGCGCCCCCGCGGTCGGCCCGCTCTCCGGCTTCACCGTGGGCGTCACGGCGGCCCGGCGCGCCGACGAACTGGGCGCGCTGCTCCAGCGACGCGGCGCGGCCGTGCTGCACGCCCCCGCCCTGCGGATCGTGCCGCTCGCGGACGACGGCGAACTCCTCGCCGCCACCAAGGAGCTCATCGCCCAGGCCCCGGACGTCGTCGTCGCCACGACGGCGATCGGTTTCCGCGGCTGGGTGGAGGCGGCGGACGGCTGGGGCTGCGGCGAGGAGCTCCTCGCCTGCCTGCGCGGCGTCGAACTCCTCGCGCGCGGACCCAAGGTGAAGGGTGCGATCCGGGCGGCCGGGCTGACCGAGGAGTGGTCGCCGGCCTCCGAGTCGATGGCGGAGGTGCTGGACCGGCTGCTCGGGGAGGGCGTCGACGGCCGGCGCATCGCCCTCCAGCTGCACGGGGAGCCGTTGCCGGGCTTCGTGGAGGCGCTGCGGGCCGGGGGCGCGGAGGTCGTCGTCGTACCGGTCTACCGCTGGATGCCGCCGGAGGACGTGGTCCCGCTGGACCGGCTGCTGGACGCCACGGTGGCGCGCTCGCTCGACGCACTGACCTTCACCAGCGCACCGGCCGCGGCGTCGCTGTTCTCGCGCGCCGAGCGGCGCGGGCTGCTCCCGCGGCTGCTGGACGCGCTCGGGCACGACGTCATGGCCGCGTGCGTCGGCCCGGTGACCGCGCTGCCGCTCCAGTCGCGCGGCCTCGACACGATCCAGCCGCAGCGCTTCCGGCTCGGCCCGCTCGTCCAGCTCCTCTGCGTCGAACTCCCCTCGCGCGCCCGCAGCCTGCCGCTCGCGGGCCGGCGCGTCGAGATCCGCGGCCACGCGGTCCTTGTCGATGGCGAGCTGCGCCCCGTCCCGCCTGCCGGCATGTCCCTCCTCAACGCCCTGGCCCGCCGCCCCGGCTGGGTCGTCTCCCGCGCCGACCTGCTCCGCGCACTGCCGGGCGCGGGCCGCGACGAGCACGCGGTGGAGACGGCGATGGCCCGGCTCCGTACGGCACTCGGCGCGCCGAACCTGATCCAGACAGTGGTGAAGCGGGGCTACAGGCTGGCGCTGGACCCGGCGGCGGACACCAAGTACGCGGACGCGTAG
- a CDS encoding acyltransferase family protein → MTTGTTAVPSARPGAEPPEPGPAPGRDRYFDLLRAIALFRVVLYHLVGWAWLPLVFPSMGVMFALAGNLMARSLGGVGSRWGGVACRWLSPGRVVLSRQGSAMAPSSALPDSALAPLLPPPHLLPTRPKRPAVQVVRGRMRRLLPPLWVLGAVGVTGMVLQGWGPDAEGHPGWWWTHLLFWIVPVSDPPYAADGLAGVPGLLDGSWPEDLAGPLWYIRAYLWYVLLSPLLLRALRKAPVVTLVAPLALSAVLAVEALPLPVRIDSALTDFTTFGACWLLGMAHQEGILRRLPRYIVPSVAPVIMAVGLWWAVHEGFRTGFDLDSIPVAQALWSFGAVLLLLHLSPSWSVWPPKLRAWDSTITLLNSRAVTVYLWSNVCILMAATLWDQLWDIGFLEERFSWLLDSWVPVLVLAWALIAGCVVLFGWAEDLAARRRPRLWPNGAPRAKRRSHQP, encoded by the coding sequence GTGACGACCGGAACGACCGCAGTCCCCTCCGCCCGACCCGGGGCGGAGCCTCCCGAGCCCGGCCCCGCCCCCGGCCGGGACCGCTACTTCGACCTGCTGCGCGCGATCGCTCTCTTCCGGGTCGTCCTCTACCACCTGGTCGGCTGGGCCTGGCTGCCGCTGGTCTTCCCGTCCATGGGCGTCATGTTCGCGCTGGCAGGCAATCTGATGGCCCGCTCCCTTGGAGGGGTCGGCAGTAGGTGGGGCGGCGTCGCGTGCCGATGGCTCTCGCCTGGCCGCGTTGTCCTCAGTCGCCAGGGCTCCGCCATGGCTCCTTCCTCCGCCTTGCCAGACTCGGCCCTCGCCCCGCTCCTTCCTCCACCTCACCTACTGCCGACCCGTCCCAAGCGCCCCGCGGTCCAGGTGGTCCGGGGCCGGATGCGGCGACTGCTGCCGCCGCTGTGGGTGCTCGGCGCGGTCGGTGTGACGGGCATGGTGCTCCAGGGCTGGGGGCCCGACGCGGAGGGCCACCCCGGGTGGTGGTGGACCCATCTGCTGTTCTGGATCGTCCCGGTCAGCGACCCGCCCTACGCCGCCGACGGGCTCGCGGGCGTACCGGGCCTGCTGGACGGCTCCTGGCCCGAGGACCTCGCGGGCCCGCTCTGGTACATCCGTGCGTACCTCTGGTACGTCCTGCTGTCGCCGCTCCTGCTGCGGGCTCTGCGGAAGGCGCCCGTGGTGACGCTCGTGGCGCCGCTCGCGCTCTCCGCCGTCCTCGCCGTCGAAGCCCTGCCCCTGCCCGTGCGGATCGACTCCGCCCTCACCGACTTCACCACCTTCGGCGCCTGCTGGCTCCTCGGCATGGCCCACCAGGAAGGCATCCTGCGCCGCCTGCCGCGCTACATCGTTCCGTCGGTCGCCCCCGTGATCATGGCCGTCGGCCTGTGGTGGGCCGTGCACGAGGGCTTCCGCACCGGCTTCGACCTCGACAGCATCCCGGTGGCACAGGCCCTGTGGTCGTTCGGAGCGGTGCTCCTGCTGCTCCACCTCAGCCCCTCCTGGTCCGTATGGCCGCCGAAGCTGCGCGCCTGGGACAGCACGATCACGCTGCTCAACTCGCGGGCCGTCACGGTCTATCTGTGGAGCAACGTGTGCATCCTCATGGCCGCGACGCTGTGGGACCAGCTCTGGGACATCGGGTTCCTGGAGGAGCGGTTCTCCTGGCTGCTGGACAGCTGGGTGCCGGTGCTGGTGCTCGCCTGGGCGCTGATCGCGGGGTGCGTCGTGCTCTTCGGCTGGGCGGAGGACCTCGCCGCCAGGCGCAGGCCCCGGCTGTGGCCGAACGGCGCACCGCGTGCGAAGAGGCGCTCACACCAGCCCTGA